The nucleotide window TGTTTGTTCAGAACTAGAGAAACACATTGAAGATCTTCATGTTCTCATAACAACCCCGTTCCACCCTGCCTATGTCACGGCTGAACGGATCAAAAAGGCCAAGAATTTGGAACTGCTTCTAACCGCTGGAATTGGCTCTGATCACATTGATCTGAAAGCTGCAGCTGCTGCTGGTTTGACAGTGGCAGAGGTCACGGGAAGCAATGTGGTTTCGGTTGCAGAAGACGAGCTCATGAGAATCCTCATTCTCGTCCGCAACTTCGTACCTGGGTATCAGCAGATTGTAACCGGGGAATGGAACGTTGCAGGTATTGCCCACAGAGCTTATGATCTCGAAGGAAAGACAGTGGGGACGGTTGGTGCTGGACGTATTGGTAGGCTTTTGCTCCAAAGGTTGAAGCCCTTCAACTGCAATCTTCTCTATCATGATCGCGTCAAGATTGACCCCGAATTGGAGCAACAGACTGGGGCAAAGTTCGAGGAGGATCTGGATGCAATGCTTCCGAAATGTGATGTTATCGTTGTCAACACACCACTTACTGAAAAAACAAGGTACTTGTGTCAAGGCTAATCTTCTGACTATTTTATTCCGTTCATTGATATTGTGACTCGGAGATGTTTGAAAAGATAGAACTGCAAAATGTAATACTATTCAAGCGGATGTGTGATCTTGTGACACAGAGGACTGTTTGACAAAGAAAGAATTGCGAAGTGTAAGAAGGGAGTCCTGATCGTTAACAATGCTCGTGGAGCAATCATGGACACGCAGGCTGTTGTCGATGCTTGCTCCAGCGGACACATTGCAGGTAGCTCATGAACAGGTCAATGTTAGTCGAATTAATTCAGTTGACTTTTGGCTAATCGTTTCATATAATTCTATGATTCCCCAGGTTACAGTGGTGATGTTTGGAACCCACAACCAGCTCCAAAAGACCATCCATGGCGATACATGCCGAACCATGCTATGACCCCTCATATATCCGGTACCACAATTGACGCACAGGTACATTTATTTTCAATGATTTTCTCCTTTACGCTCGCGGTTTCACTTCATATGTTCCCACAACTgaaatccatcatgtaatgtGTAGTTGCGTTATGCTGCTGGGA belongs to Malus sylvestris chromosome 17, drMalSylv7.2, whole genome shotgun sequence and includes:
- the LOC126610579 gene encoding formate dehydrogenase, mitochondrial-like — encoded protein: MASKGVIASAVRALASSGSSASSTTFTRHLHASGGSKKIVGVFYKANEYAELNPNFLGSQERALGIRDWLESQGHEYIVTDDKEGPDCELEKHIEDLHVLITTPFHPAYVTAERIKKAKNLELLLTAGIGSDHIDLKAAAAAGLTVAEVTGSNVVSVAEDELMRILILVRNFVPGYQQIVTGEWNVAGIAHRAYDLEGKTVGTVGAGRIGRLLLQRLKPFNCNLLYHDRVKIDPELEQQTGAKFEEDLDAMLPKCDVIVVNTPLTEKTRGLFDKERIAKCKKGVLIVNNARGAIMDTQAVVDACSSGHIAGYSGDVWNPQPAPKDHPWRYMPNHAMTPHISGTTIDAQLRYAAGTKDMLDRYFKGEEFPAQNYIVKDGKLASQYQ